From the genome of Streptomyces sp. NBC_01116, one region includes:
- the panD gene encoding aspartate 1-decarboxylase, whose product MLRTLFKSKIHRATVTQADLHYVGSVTVDAALMEAADLLPGELVHIVDIDNGARLETYVIEGERGSGVIGINGAAAHLVHPGDLVILISYAQVDDAEARTFVPRVVHVDADNRIVALGSDASAPVPGTRTERSPQAVVAGG is encoded by the coding sequence ATGCTGCGCACTCTGTTCAAGTCCAAGATCCACCGGGCCACCGTCACCCAGGCCGACCTGCACTACGTCGGTTCCGTGACGGTCGACGCCGCCCTGATGGAGGCCGCCGACCTGCTGCCCGGTGAGCTGGTCCATATCGTTGACATCGACAACGGTGCCCGCCTGGAGACGTACGTCATCGAAGGAGAGCGCGGCTCCGGTGTCATCGGGATCAACGGCGCGGCAGCGCACCTCGTGCACCCCGGAGACCTGGTCATCCTGATCAGCTACGCACAGGTCGACGACGCGGAGGCCCGGACCTTCGTGCCGCGGGTCGTGCACGTGGACGCGGACAACCGGATCGTGGCGCTCGGCTCCGATGCCTCGGCGCCGGTTCCCGGGACCCGTACGGAGCGGAGCCCGCAGGCCGTCGTCGCGGGCGGCTGA
- a CDS encoding GH1 family beta-glucosidase: protein MTLNHLPADFVWGASTASYQIEGATQEDGRGPSVWDTFTARPGVIRDGHTGEVACDHYHRYEQDLDLMAEAGLTGYRFSIAWPRIQPTGRGEANIKGLDFYDRLVDGLLSRGVEPVPTLFHWDLPQALEDEGGWLNRDTAYRFAEYAAIAADRLGDRVRTWITLNEPFIHMVWGYGLGTHAPGRTLFLDCLPVAHHQLLGHGLALRELRGRGLRAMISNNCTPVRPASDAPADHAAAQAYDNLHNRLFNDPILTGTYPDLTAFGANTSLDAWIQDGDLDLISAPLDALGVNYYNPTRIQAPATPDGLPFEEAPIEGYRRTAFDWPVVPDGLRELLVTLKDRYPTTLPPLYITENGCSTEDVLTPDGKILDPDRIDYLETHLQAVDTAVAQGVDVRGYFTWTLLDNFEWAEGYHQRFGLVHVDHETQVRTPKASFAWYRDLIRAQRG, encoded by the coding sequence GTGACACTGAACCATCTGCCCGCGGACTTCGTCTGGGGCGCTTCGACGGCGTCGTACCAGATCGAGGGCGCCACCCAGGAGGACGGTCGCGGACCATCGGTCTGGGACACCTTCACCGCCCGCCCGGGCGTGATCCGCGACGGCCACACCGGCGAGGTGGCCTGCGATCACTACCACCGGTACGAGCAGGACCTCGACCTGATGGCCGAGGCGGGCCTCACCGGCTACCGCTTCTCCATCGCCTGGCCGCGGATCCAGCCCACCGGCAGGGGCGAGGCCAACATCAAGGGCCTGGACTTCTACGACCGTCTGGTCGACGGCCTGCTGTCCCGCGGCGTCGAACCCGTCCCGACCCTCTTCCACTGGGACCTCCCGCAAGCCCTGGAGGACGAGGGAGGCTGGCTGAACCGCGACACGGCGTACCGCTTCGCCGAGTACGCCGCGATCGCGGCCGACCGGCTCGGCGACCGCGTCCGTACCTGGATCACGCTCAACGAACCGTTCATCCATATGGTCTGGGGCTACGGCCTGGGCACCCACGCGCCCGGCCGCACCCTGTTCCTGGACTGCCTGCCGGTCGCCCACCACCAACTGCTCGGCCACGGCCTGGCACTGCGGGAGCTGCGCGGCCGCGGGCTGCGGGCGATGATCTCCAACAACTGCACCCCGGTCCGGCCCGCCTCTGACGCCCCGGCCGACCACGCCGCCGCGCAGGCCTACGACAACCTGCACAACCGCCTCTTCAACGACCCGATCCTCACGGGCACGTACCCCGACCTGACGGCCTTCGGCGCGAACACCTCCCTCGACGCCTGGATCCAGGACGGCGACCTGGACCTCATATCGGCCCCCCTGGACGCCCTGGGCGTCAACTACTACAACCCCACGCGCATCCAGGCTCCGGCGACTCCTGACGGCCTCCCTTTCGAGGAGGCCCCCATCGAGGGCTACCGCCGCACAGCCTTCGACTGGCCGGTGGTCCCCGACGGCCTACGAGAGCTCCTCGTCACCCTCAAGGACCGCTACCCGACCACCCTCCCGCCCCTCTACATCACAGAGAACGGCTGCTCAACCGAAGACGTCCTCACCCCTGACGGAAAGATCCTCGACCCGGACCGCATCGACTACCTGGAAACCCACCTCCAGGCCGTCGACACCGCGGTAGCCCAGGGTGTGGACGTACGCGGCTACTTCACCTGGACCCTCCTCGACAACTTCGAATGGGCCGAGGGCTACCACCAGCGCTTCGGCCTGGTCCACGTGGACCACGAGACGCAGGTCCGCACCCCGAAGGCGTCCTTCGCCTGGTATCGCGACCTCATCCGCGCCCAACGGGGTTAG
- a CDS encoding discoidin domain-containing protein: MAIVQPLRRRLGSVTVVSLLLAVLALVLGPVPSSAAQSNWWEPTTRPAPDSQIGVTGEPFKGTDAQGRVRGFVDAHDHIMSNEGFGGRLICGKPYSERGVADALKDCPEHYPDGSLAVFDMITKGGDGRHDPVGWPTFKDWPAHDSLTHQQNYYAWIERAWRGGQRVLVNDLVTNGVICSVYFFKDRGCDEMDAIRLEAKKTYAMQDYIDTLYGGPGKGFFRIVTSSAQARQVVEQGKLAVVLGVETSEPFGCKQILDVAQCSRADIDKGLDELKELGVSSMFLCHKFDNALCGVRYDSGALGTAINVGQFLSTGTFWKTETCRGPQHDNPIGNAAAPQAEKQLPQGVDVPSYDADAQCNTRGLTDLGAYAVRGMMKRGMMLELDHMSVRAAGQAFDILESEAYPGVISSHSWMDLGWTERLYRLGGFAAQYMGASEGFIEEAERTRALREKYKVGYGYGTDMNGVGGWPAPRGADAPNPVTYPFRGTDGGSVVDKLTTGSRTWDFNTAGGAHYGMVPDWIEDIRRVGGRKVVDELFTGAESYLRTWAGSEAYRPGANLAKGASATASSSEWWNPFESFKPDRAVDGDTGTRWASEWKDDQWLRIDLGSAKPVGRVTVDWEGAYAKSYRVELSDDGSDWKTVWSTDVGDGGLDTARFATAQARYVRVKGLTRGTQWGYSLREVAVHAAG; the protein is encoded by the coding sequence ATGGCCATCGTTCAACCCTTGCGGCGCAGACTCGGTTCCGTCACGGTCGTGTCGCTGCTGCTCGCCGTGCTGGCCCTGGTGCTCGGGCCGGTGCCCAGCTCCGCGGCACAGTCCAACTGGTGGGAGCCGACGACGCGGCCCGCCCCCGACTCGCAGATCGGTGTCACGGGCGAGCCCTTCAAGGGCACCGACGCACAGGGCCGCGTCCGGGGCTTCGTCGACGCCCACGACCACATCATGTCCAACGAGGGCTTCGGCGGCCGGCTGATCTGCGGCAAGCCGTACTCGGAGCGGGGCGTGGCCGACGCGCTCAAGGACTGCCCCGAGCACTACCCCGACGGCTCCCTCGCCGTCTTCGACATGATCACCAAGGGCGGCGACGGCAGGCACGACCCCGTCGGATGGCCCACGTTCAAGGACTGGCCCGCCCACGACTCGCTGACCCACCAGCAGAACTACTACGCCTGGATCGAGCGGGCCTGGCGCGGCGGCCAGCGCGTGTTGGTCAACGACCTGGTCACCAACGGCGTGATCTGCTCGGTGTACTTCTTCAAGGACCGCGGCTGCGACGAGATGGACGCCATCCGTCTCGAGGCGAAGAAGACGTACGCGATGCAGGACTACATCGACACGCTGTACGGCGGCCCGGGCAAGGGATTCTTCCGCATCGTCACCAGCAGCGCGCAGGCCCGACAGGTCGTCGAGCAGGGCAAGTTGGCCGTCGTCCTGGGAGTGGAGACCTCCGAGCCGTTCGGCTGCAAGCAGATCCTGGACGTCGCGCAGTGCAGCAGGGCGGACATCGACAAGGGCCTGGACGAGCTGAAGGAACTGGGCGTCAGCAGCATGTTCCTGTGCCACAAGTTCGACAACGCCCTGTGCGGCGTGCGCTACGACTCCGGTGCGCTCGGCACGGCCATCAACGTGGGCCAGTTCCTGTCGACGGGCACGTTCTGGAAGACGGAGACCTGTCGCGGACCGCAGCACGACAACCCCATCGGCAACGCGGCCGCGCCGCAGGCGGAGAAGCAGCTCCCGCAGGGCGTGGACGTCCCCTCGTACGACGCGGACGCGCAGTGCAACACCCGCGGGCTGACCGACCTGGGCGCGTACGCGGTGCGCGGCATGATGAAGCGCGGCATGATGCTGGAGCTCGACCACATGAGCGTCAGGGCCGCAGGCCAGGCCTTCGACATCCTGGAGTCCGAGGCGTACCCGGGTGTCATCTCCTCGCACAGCTGGATGGACCTGGGCTGGACCGAACGCCTCTACAGGCTCGGCGGGTTCGCCGCGCAGTACATGGGTGCCTCCGAGGGGTTCATCGAGGAGGCCGAGCGCACGCGGGCGCTGCGCGAGAAGTACAAGGTTGGCTACGGCTACGGCACCGACATGAACGGCGTCGGCGGCTGGCCGGCCCCGCGCGGCGCGGACGCCCCGAACCCGGTGACGTACCCCTTCCGCGGCACGGACGGCGGCTCGGTCGTCGACAAGCTGACCACCGGATCGCGCACGTGGGACTTCAACACCGCCGGTGGCGCGCACTACGGCATGGTCCCGGACTGGATCGAGGACATCCGGAGGGTCGGCGGCCGGAAGGTCGTCGACGAGCTGTTCACGGGTGCCGAGTCCTACCTGCGCACCTGGGCCGGTTCCGAGGCGTACAGGCCCGGGGCGAACCTCGCCAAGGGGGCATCCGCCACGGCGTCCTCCTCGGAGTGGTGGAACCCCTTCGAGAGCTTCAAGCCCGACAGGGCGGTGGACGGCGACACGGGCACCCGCTGGGCCAGCGAGTGGAAGGACGACCAGTGGCTGCGGATCGACCTCGGATCGGCGAAGCCGGTCGGGCGCGTCACCGTCGACTGGGAGGGGGCGTACGCGAAGTCGTACCGCGTCGAACTGTCGGACGACGGTTCCGACTGGAAGACGGTGTGGTCCACCGACGTCGGTGACGGCGGTCTGGACACGGCCCGCTTCGCCACGGCCCAGGCACGCTACGTACGCGTGAAGGGGCTGACGCGCGGCACCCAGTGGGGCTACTCGCTGCGCGAGGTCGCCGTCCACGCCGCCGGCTGA
- a CDS encoding diaminopimelate decarboxylase, giving the protein MTQTTSAHHEGGTAPPAARFDAVVRAAVGQGLLGEGSPVAGFIDTEGVRASVEALHDAFAAPPGVLHTFAAKACSLVPVLRLLADCGMGCEVASPGELRLAVEAGFAASRIVLDSPAKTREEIRLALALGVAVNADSLDELRRIDALRHPGTASVLGLRINPQVGGGSIGPMSTATDTSKFGVALRDPGARDAIVEAFRERPWLTRLHAHVGSQGCPLKLIADGVARTYELAEEINATLGVRQVTSLDIGGGLPVNFADETVHPSYTDYVAALTEAAPGLFSGRFSLVTEFGRSLLAKNGFIGARVEYTKDAGGRRIALTHAGAQTATRTVLMPEAWPLRIGAFGPDGAPKSGPSLAQDIAGPCCFAGDVVAYGRELPELAEDDVVVLYDTGAYYFSTPWAYNSLPRPAVYGFRTGPEDGSRHGGSPHGGPGHDAPVTFVTVRDAQSLDDIAAESGLAHADALIERNG; this is encoded by the coding sequence ATGACGCAGACGACTTCCGCGCACCACGAGGGCGGCACGGCACCGCCGGCCGCCCGCTTCGACGCCGTCGTCCGGGCGGCCGTGGGACAGGGGCTGCTGGGCGAGGGCAGCCCGGTCGCCGGATTCATCGACACGGAGGGCGTGCGCGCCTCCGTCGAGGCCCTGCACGACGCCTTCGCCGCACCGCCCGGGGTGCTGCACACCTTCGCGGCCAAGGCCTGCTCCCTCGTCCCGGTGCTGAGGCTGCTCGCCGACTGCGGGATGGGGTGCGAGGTGGCGAGCCCCGGCGAACTGCGGCTGGCCGTGGAGGCCGGGTTCGCCGCGTCCCGTATCGTCCTGGACTCCCCCGCCAAGACGCGCGAGGAGATCCGGCTGGCGCTCGCCCTCGGCGTCGCCGTCAACGCCGACAGCCTCGACGAACTGCGCCGCATCGACGCCCTCCGCCACCCGGGCACCGCCTCGGTCCTCGGACTGCGGATCAACCCCCAGGTGGGCGGCGGCTCGATCGGGCCGATGAGCACGGCGACGGACACCTCGAAGTTCGGCGTCGCGCTCCGCGACCCGGGGGCCCGGGATGCGATCGTCGAAGCCTTCCGGGAGCGACCGTGGCTGACCCGGCTGCACGCCCATGTGGGCTCCCAGGGCTGCCCGTTGAAGCTGATCGCGGACGGGGTGGCGCGGACGTACGAGCTGGCCGAGGAGATCAACGCGACGCTGGGCGTCCGGCAGGTCACCAGCCTGGACATCGGCGGCGGCCTGCCGGTCAACTTCGCCGACGAGACCGTGCACCCCAGCTACACGGACTATGTGGCGGCCCTGACGGAGGCCGCCCCCGGCCTCTTCTCCGGCCGCTTCTCCCTGGTCACGGAGTTCGGCCGGTCGCTGCTCGCGAAGAACGGGTTCATCGGGGCCCGGGTGGAGTACACGAAGGACGCGGGGGGCCGCCGGATCGCCCTCACCCACGCGGGAGCCCAGACCGCCACCCGTACCGTCCTCATGCCCGAGGCCTGGCCCTTGCGGATCGGGGCGTTCGGCCCGGACGGCGCCCCCAAGAGCGGGCCGTCGCTGGCACAGGACATCGCGGGGCCGTGCTGCTTCGCGGGGGACGTGGTGGCGTACGGCAGGGAGCTGCCGGAGCTGGCCGAGGACGATGTGGTCGTGCTGTACGACACGGGGGCGTACTACTTCTCCACCCCGTGGGCGTACAACAGCCTGCCCCGTCCCGCGGTGTACGGCTTCCGGACGGGGCCGGAGGACGGTTCACGGCACGGCGGTTCACCGCACGGTGGTCCGGGGCACGACGCACCGGTGACGTTCGTGACCGTGCGGGACGCGCAGTCGCTGGACGACATCGCGGCGGAGAGCGGCCTGGCGCACGCGGACGCGCTGATCGAGCGGAACGGCTGA
- a CDS encoding family 1 encapsulin nanocompartment shell protein codes for MNNLHRELAPVTPSAWDEIEEEARRTFRRHVAGRRVVDVSDPAGPTLAAVGDGHLTDIDPPTPDVAARARTSTPVIEWRVPFTVTRQAVDDVERGSADSDWQPVKDAARTCAFAEDMAIIDGYGAAGITGLRDGSSHDPLPLPADARDYPVAVSQAVTRLRLAGVDGPYRLLLGADAFTEAAETSDHGYPVKTHLSRLVDDEILWAPAVKGGVLLSTRGGDFELCLGQDLSIGYADHDATSVHLYFQQAFTFRMLTPEAVVGLIA; via the coding sequence ATGAACAATCTGCACCGCGAACTCGCGCCGGTCACCCCGTCCGCCTGGGACGAGATCGAGGAGGAGGCCCGGCGCACCTTCCGCCGTCATGTCGCCGGCCGCCGTGTCGTCGACGTGTCCGATCCGGCGGGTCCGACGCTCGCCGCTGTCGGCGACGGCCATCTGACCGACATCGATCCGCCCACCCCGGACGTGGCGGCCCGGGCCCGCACATCGACGCCGGTCATCGAGTGGCGGGTGCCGTTCACGGTGACCCGCCAGGCCGTGGACGACGTGGAGCGCGGCTCCGCCGACAGCGACTGGCAGCCCGTCAAGGACGCGGCGCGTACCTGTGCGTTCGCCGAGGACATGGCGATCATCGACGGGTACGGGGCAGCCGGGATCACCGGCCTGCGGGACGGCTCCTCGCACGATCCCCTCCCGCTGCCCGCCGACGCGCGGGACTATCCGGTGGCGGTCAGCCAGGCCGTGACGCGGCTGCGGCTGGCCGGTGTCGACGGACCGTACCGGCTGCTGCTCGGCGCGGACGCGTTCACCGAGGCGGCCGAGACCTCCGACCACGGGTATCCCGTCAAAACGCATCTGAGCCGTCTGGTGGACGACGAGATCCTGTGGGCGCCCGCGGTCAAGGGGGGCGTGCTGCTGTCCACCCGGGGCGGAGACTTCGAGCTCTGCCTGGGCCAGGACCTGTCGATCGGCTACGCGGACCACGACGCCACCAGCGTCCACCTCTACTTCCAACAGGCCTTCACCTTCCGGATGCTGACGCCGGAGGCCGTGGTCGGTCTGATCGCCTGA
- a CDS encoding GNAT family N-acetyltransferase, whose product MAEKAAVEIRDDREHGGLVAYEDGKPAGTIAYFVMDPAPGALVAVHTVVRPEHEGKGIAGALVREFYTMAAREGVPVVPLCPYAAKWAQRHPEEAPEASAELVEEAERQLRSHPELF is encoded by the coding sequence ATGGCCGAGAAAGCAGCGGTAGAGATCAGGGACGACCGGGAGCACGGCGGTCTCGTGGCGTACGAGGACGGCAAGCCGGCCGGGACCATCGCGTACTTCGTCATGGACCCGGCTCCCGGCGCGCTGGTGGCCGTCCACACCGTCGTCCGGCCCGAACACGAGGGCAAGGGCATCGCGGGGGCGCTCGTCCGGGAGTTCTACACCATGGCCGCCCGCGAGGGAGTCCCCGTCGTTCCGCTGTGCCCGTACGCGGCGAAGTGGGCGCAGCGTCACCCGGAGGAGGCTCCCGAAGCGTCGGCCGAGCTCGTCGAGGAGGCGGAGCGGCAGCTCAGGAGCCACCCCGAGCTGTTCTGA
- a CDS encoding MFS transporter, whose amino-acid sequence MIGVNSVATISTVVLSGWLSDRLGRRRMLVFLGGLTMAVAAVPLALSPTWTMTLIAAVILGLGYGVYLAVDTALVTEVLPASADRGKDMALANLMTSLPYVLVPPIASLVLEGPGGYSSLFLCSAAMSALGAVLVWRVKSIR is encoded by the coding sequence GTGATCGGCGTCAACAGCGTGGCCACGATCTCCACGGTCGTCCTCAGCGGCTGGCTCTCCGACCGGCTCGGCAGACGACGCATGCTGGTCTTCCTCGGCGGCCTGACGATGGCCGTCGCCGCTGTTCCGCTCGCCCTGTCGCCCACGTGGACCATGACGCTCATCGCGGCCGTCATCCTGGGCCTCGGCTACGGCGTCTACCTGGCCGTCGACACCGCCCTGGTCACCGAGGTGCTCCCGGCGTCGGCGGACCGCGGCAAGGACATGGCCCTCGCCAACCTGATGACGTCCCTGCCGTACGTGCTCGTCCCCCCGATCGCCTCGCTCGTGCTCGAAGGCCCGGGCGGCTACAGCTCGCTGTTCCTGTGCTCGGCGGCCATGTCGGCGCTCGGCGCGGTGCTGGTCTGGCGAGTCAAGTCCATCCGCTGA
- a CDS encoding TetR family transcriptional regulator has translation MNQDRTTGTPRRLPVQKRSLERFERLLDACAELLDEVGYSALTTKEVARRAGVPIGTLYQFFSDREGLVGALAARNLESFLGRVTERLEREAPDGVAGMVEVTVDEFVAMRRTITGFGVVDFGAVGQDHTLEPGRDNNTAVAGQLRALTASLTGVEDDAELELALRVALECADGVLQLAFRSDPQGDPQLIAECKRVLNCYLSDRL, from the coding sequence GTGAACCAAGACCGCACTACAGGGACGCCGCGTCGGCTGCCGGTCCAGAAGCGCAGCCTCGAACGCTTCGAACGGCTCCTTGACGCCTGCGCCGAACTCCTCGACGAGGTCGGCTACTCCGCGCTGACCACCAAGGAGGTGGCGCGCCGGGCCGGAGTGCCGATCGGTACGCTCTACCAGTTCTTCTCCGACCGGGAGGGGCTGGTCGGCGCGCTGGCCGCCCGCAACCTGGAGTCCTTCCTGGGGCGGGTCACCGAGCGCCTCGAGCGCGAGGCGCCCGACGGGGTCGCGGGGATGGTGGAGGTGACCGTCGACGAGTTCGTGGCCATGCGGCGCACGATCACCGGGTTCGGCGTGGTCGACTTCGGCGCGGTGGGCCAGGACCACACCCTGGAGCCGGGCCGGGACAACAACACCGCGGTCGCCGGACAGTTGCGCGCGCTGACCGCCTCCCTGACCGGCGTCGAGGACGACGCCGAACTGGAACTCGCCCTGCGGGTGGCCCTGGAGTGCGCGGACGGCGTGCTGCAACTGGCCTTCCGCAGCGACCCGCAGGGCGACCCCCAGCTGATCGCCGAGTGCAAGCGCGTCCTCAACTGCTACTTGAGCGACCGGCTCTAG
- a CDS encoding Dyp-type peroxidase, translating into MPDAVPDPVSVQPVVAPLTSAALFLVGTIEPGGESAVRDVLPDLAAVARSLGFRYPDSGLACVAGFASTAWDRLFAGPRPAHLHPFPELRGPLHHAPATPGDVLLHIRAERMDVCYAWAAQLLDKLGGALRIVDETHGFRYLDHRDLLGFVDGTENPVGDDARSAALVAAEDDQEFEGGSYVVVQKYLHDLTSWNALSVEEQERVIGRTKLDDVEFPDDEKPADSHLALNTITDPDGTERDILRANMPFGNFGKGEFGTYFIGYAADPDVTERMLRNMFLGDPPGTHDRILDFSTAVTGTLFFAPRADFLDAPPPPPAPARSGDRPEPVPAPVRRDPLAAGEDHGSLRIGSLQESAQ; encoded by the coding sequence ATGCCCGACGCCGTGCCTGACCCCGTCTCCGTACAGCCCGTCGTGGCGCCGTTGACCAGCGCGGCGCTGTTCCTGGTCGGCACGATCGAGCCGGGCGGCGAGAGCGCGGTGCGCGACGTGCTGCCGGATCTCGCGGCCGTCGCCCGGTCGCTCGGCTTCCGCTACCCGGACTCCGGCCTCGCCTGTGTCGCGGGCTTCGCCTCCACCGCCTGGGACCGGCTGTTCGCCGGGCCGCGCCCGGCTCACCTCCACCCGTTCCCGGAGCTGCGAGGACCTCTTCACCACGCCCCGGCGACCCCCGGCGACGTGCTGCTGCACATCCGGGCCGAGCGGATGGACGTCTGCTACGCGTGGGCGGCCCAGCTGCTCGACAAGCTCGGCGGAGCCCTGCGGATCGTCGACGAGACGCACGGATTCCGCTATCTGGACCACCGGGACCTGCTCGGCTTCGTGGACGGTACGGAGAACCCGGTGGGCGACGACGCCCGTTCGGCGGCGCTGGTCGCGGCGGAGGACGACCAGGAGTTCGAGGGCGGCAGCTACGTCGTCGTACAGAAGTACCTGCACGACCTGACGTCCTGGAACGCGCTCTCCGTGGAGGAGCAGGAACGCGTCATCGGCCGCACCAAGCTGGACGACGTCGAGTTCCCCGACGACGAGAAGCCCGCCGACTCCCACCTCGCGCTCAACACGATCACCGACCCGGACGGCACCGAACGGGACATCCTGCGGGCGAACATGCCGTTCGGGAACTTCGGGAAGGGCGAGTTCGGTACGTACTTCATCGGGTACGCCGCCGATCCCGACGTGACCGAGCGGATGCTCCGCAACATGTTCCTCGGTGATCCGCCCGGGACGCACGACCGCATCCTCGACTTCTCCACGGCGGTCACCGGCACCCTCTTCTTCGCCCCTCGCGCCGACTTCCTCGACGCTCCGCCGCCCCCGCCCGCCCCGGCCCGCTCCGGGGACCGGCCGGAACCCGTGCCCGCACCGGTCCGGCGGGATCCCCTCGCGGCCGGGGAGGACCACGGATCGCTGCGCATCGGCAGCCTGCAAGAAAGCGCCCAGTGA